The genomic DNA ATCTTCTCATCTCTCCTTGCCACTGTCATCTTTGTCGCAGCCGTTTTCATCTCCGGCGACCATNTCAACAGATGGACGATTGTTTCTCTCATCTTAGCCACCCTAGCCGGAACTTTCACTCTCAACACTTTCTCCGCCGGGTCACCCATCATCTACAACGGGAAGATACACACCTTTCGTGTTATGTATCTGGCTGTATGTGGCGCCGTCTTTTTCTCCTTGCTCCTCGCCCAGATCAGGAACATATTCGAGGCTTTTATCTCCGTTTGCAAGGAAtccacaaacataaaacaaccaAGTTTCGTCGTTGTTCTTGAGTTGCTCATCTTCTCGTTTCTCTATACCACCGTCATCTTTGTCGCAGCCGTTTTCATCTCCGGCGATCATCACAACttgaagagagagatggatGGGTTCTCGAAGGGGCAAGTTTCCTACGTGTGGACTATGGTGGGTCAAGCCGTTGCATGGCAGATATACTGGGTCGGGATCGTGGGGCTAGTGTTGGCTGTCTCGGCCGTGTTCTCGAACGTGATCAGTGTTTGTACGTGGCCGATCGTGTCGGTTCTCGTGGCTTTGTTTTATAACAAGTACGATCAGTTCGATGTCTTCAGAGGAATCGCCTTAGGCGCCGCTAGTCTTAGCGTTGcatcttatttatatatgatccTCAAAGAGAAGAGCGAAGATGATGACCAACCTACAAGCTAATCATATCTTGGAATTTGGACTCTCTAGAAGGAAAATATtacatttgattatttttcaCTAAAAGTTTGTGGCTAATGAATGTTTGCAATAATCCCCAACACATCACTCACCATCGATGATATATTTCTCTTCTATCATAATTTTATACTATTGTAACAACAACTTTGACTTTGTTATCGACATTCTTTTTGGGTCAAAATCATTGTCTCAcgtacaattttatttaatctaaagctatttgatatattaaaaaacaaatagataCTTCACTTTAACGGGAATGGATTGTTtgacaacaacagaaaaaacaaaaaaacgggAATGGATATTCAGAAAGATATACCCAATCAAAAAAATTCGTGATAGCTCATAGATCGGAGAAGAGTTTTTGTGCTACTATCACAAGGCATGGGACTATCGAAGTCAAATCCACCATAAAAAAGTCATTGAACAAGATAATTCATCTTAATAACCTTActgcttttatgttttttttttggggtactAGATAGATGATCTGAATTAGAATAAAGCATTTTTATCGATATGGGcagtaataacaaaaaaaaacaaaaatctaccTGATTAGTTTTTTCTTAGACAAGGTTCGAAAGTAATTTCTATCGTCTAAAGTATTATTTTGACAAAAAGGTAGTTGTTAATTTATCTTAGTTTTGCAATTGcattgattttgttaataatgcTTACTTACCAAATTCCACAATAATCTATCTGGAAgtaaaaaacttcaaattaaatTCTAGACtatttatttggaaaaaaaaaatatgttgagaTAATTGGAACCAGAGCTTTTGTAGTTATCAAACTACTCATGAGAAGAGGCAGCCGTTTCACGTGTGTCTCGACCACAAATGTTCTctaaaaaagagaagcaaaacttCAACTTTGTGTCTTCTTTCGAGAGACCTTCGGGGCCCGCACGTTCAGTTTCGTGGACAAATAGTCGCCACATGACTGACCCTTACACTCATACATACTtgtattttgttatgtttttttttcacgtgGCAATTAAAAGCCAAGAGAATGGATAACACCAAGGAAAAAAATTTGGTGACTTTACTTACGTACGGAGAGTTAAGGAAACCTACCTACGTTTCTTTTTCAAtgtttacaagttacaacttgTATGATATGATTtgtttgacaaatatatatatcagtgaTTCATCGAGAAAAGTTTTGGTGATTCTATGGCTTCCtagtaatataaaattaaacttttacatTATTTGAGTTAGCACATATATAATGTAACTccgtattttaatttttaattttaatttttagctATTTGAAATTAGGCTAATTTGGGTACTAAATGCGTTCACACGACGAACCGTTAATTCatagtgatatatattttatatttcccCAATCGTGGATGACCTTatccatatctctctctcttttgtttttttagaaaaactcaaatcgtctctctctctctctctgctggTTTTACGATCACTGTTGCCAAAAAGAGAAGGGTCTCTCGAGACAAGTGTTAGGATTAGAAACACAACACCAGATTCCTCCTCGCGACACGACCCTCCGTCATGTCTGCGCCAGCTATATCTTCTCCACGCCACGTTTCATCACTATGTTCCACTATATATACACACCTACCCATTACATCATGTCTTTGCCTTATCACTCacaaaaaatctttatataacATCACTTTCGAGCTGTCAACATCCGTACATGTCATCCATAGAGCCAAAGGTGATGATGGTTGGTGCTAACAAGAAACAACGAACTGTCCAAGCTAGTTCGAGGAAAGGCTGTATGAGAGGAAAAGGTGGACCCGATAACGCGTCTTGCACCTACAAAGGTGTTAGACAACGCACTTGGGGAAAATGGGTCGCTGAGATCCGTGAGCCTAACCGAGGAGCTCGTCTTTGGCTCGGTACCTTTGACACCTCCCGCGAGGCTGCCTTGGCTTATGACTCCGCAGCTCGTAAGCTTTATGGTCCCGAGGCTCACCTTAACCTCCCAGAGTCCTTCAGAAGTTACCCTGAAACGCCGTCGTCTCAGGCATCCCAAACGACACCAAGCAGCAACACCGGTGGAAAAAGTAGCGACTCCGAGTCGCCGTGTTCATCCAACGAGATGTCATCATGTAGGAGAGTGACAGAGGAGATATCATGGGAGCATATAAACGTGGATTTACCGGTAATGGATGATTCTTCTATATGGGAAGAAGCTACAATGTCGTTAGGGTTTCCTTGGGTTAATGAAGGATCAGATAATGATATTTCTCGATTTGATACTTGTATTTCCGGTGGCTATTCTAATTGGGATTCCTTTCATTCCCCACTTTGAGGTGTCACTAAACTCTCCTTAATTATAAAGACTATCATATACAAAAATTAcattatacaaatatattgtCACCGTGATGTAggttatatatgtaaatatacaCCAGCTCCATGTAATATATGTTCACATCTATAAATGTCGTTTGTCTGTAGTGTAAAAGTAGATTCTTAAAACATAAATACGACAGTTGTGTGTCTCAAAGCTAAAATATGTGTCATGGCGGAAACTTGAAGTGCAATGTATATGTGTAAAGAAAACGGGAATGTTACGTTTGTGTGTAACGGTCAGTGTGTAGACTACATCTCTGTTTTCGATGGGCTTTTCagtctttttttaattgtctcgtttgttgtgttttttactTCTTATATCCTCTTTTCATACCTTCGTCTTTGTGCTGTGTGTAACTGTACTACATGGCTCGTTTATCGTCAGCCCAAAATCTATATTTGGCCCATATAAATGGTCTCTACTCTCTACCTAATGCCTAGTAAACAGTGATTGGGTCAAACTCAAACACCAAATCCTGAATCCACATACCGACTAATTAACatgtaaaattttggtttcttattcATTCAATGCCAGATAAAAAAAGATAGCAGAAGAGATAACACTTCTGCGACTTAGTTTATGCATGCACTGTATGACTGTGTCTTTGCTTATGTACATGAAGAAACTTTTGTTAATGGACTTGTTCacataaagagaaaaatatagtaTGATATTTGATATGTAAGAAAACTAACGTGTAAGCCGGCCCAGGCCAGGAGAACGGAGAAAGACCCTCAGTGGTATCTCGAACCAAATATTCATATCGAAAAACATAGCTATCTCGAGTCATCTAAAATTTAATACCATGTTAATTTATGGACCGTTCAACTCAGAAGTCAAAAGACAATTGGTTACAGATGgatatattgaatttttttagatggtccatattttattatattaggttttaatattcataaagttttggtttttcaaCTGGTATAttatgtttaaatgtttattttcttttgtccaTTCGGCTAAGTTTTTGGATAtttgaaaaatgaataaatttttaaccaaacttgttttgtttaaatAGACAACTTTTAATCAATTTTGTTGAAAGATCCATTGCTTCAGTTGAGACTCGAGAACAAATCGTTTGATCTAATCCAAATTGAATATCCCGACATTGATAATTACTAGAGATCATAACTGCAAATTATAACATTCTATTGATCATGAtcgaaaaggaaagaaagaaaataaaaataaaaaacacaagaaaaatggCACTAATATATCAGCCAgatattttatatagaaaagtCCCAATCCAAAGCTCCTCCCACatagatcatcatcttcatcttcatccccATGAACAATGATGTCTCatccaccatttttttttgttttttcctttctcaaaAACCTTTCTTagttaactaataattaaaggaaaaaaaaaaaagagaaaacattaagaaaaaaaaaaaaaaaaaaaggaaaagcagacacaaaagtcataaaaacacaaacggGCAACACCATTCTTCCCTTTTTAATTGGGGTAAAATGACATTTGTAATTATTAGCAGTGGAGATAAAGAACAAGTCAAACGTTGTCCGTTGACTGATGGAGCAGTGGAGTCGTGATGGACGACTTGATCGAGTTGCGAGAAACAGGTGCACGTTCGATACCATGCTCCGCGGGTGACTGGATCGACGCCTTCTCAAGCGCTGCAAATTTTCTCTCTTCGCTCTTACCGTACAATACGAAGTAGAGGCCCGCTATGATCAACACCGCTCCAATGATCCTGCCATTAAAAACCCGCCACGTGACACAAATCAACGTTTACGTCCTTGgagtataattaaatttgaaataaaccgctctttttatttatttgacatACCCGCCCAAGTAAAACTCTTCGCCTAACGCAATTGAAGCCATGATTGCAACGACAAGAGTCTGAACAGGTTGGTAAACAGCAACGAAGACTGGACCCCCTCTGTCAATACACCAAATCTGAACGGCAAACGCGATTCCAGACGCTACGATTCCctgaaaattaaaccaaaacttGTAAGGACTAAATTGATCGATTTAAAAACAATATggctaaaaataaaagatttgaaaaaaaaatactaacgGCGTAGAGGATGGTGAAAAGCTCCCAACCGGAGTGAAAAACCCAAGCCTGAGATTCTCTTTCACAGAAAGCAGCAATGATCAAGAACTGAATGATTCCGAAGAAACAAGTGTAAGATGTAACCGAGAGCCTCGCCGGGTAAGATTTAAGAACTGGAGCTTGGAACACGAGCCATCCAGACCACGAGAGACAGTGACCGATCAGGTAGAGGCAGCCAAGTGTCCAGTTTTTGGGCGCGGCGTCTCCTAACGGCGCTATTACGGCTGAGTTTGTGGTGAGTAGGTGAGTGTGGAGGTGGCTGGTCGGAGTGTAGATGGTTGGACCCTTGTAGAGAGTGATGACGGAAGCTCCGGCTACGCAAAGAGCTGTTCCCAAGACTTTGGAGATACCATCTCTTCTGTTTATTCTTACTTTCTCAatcctgttttgttttttacatagAGTACATGATGAACAGTATGGTTACTACTATGATGATCATCactattttgtaattaatttacaAGGGCCATTTAATGTTTGTCTACGTATAATATTTTATGGTACGTTGACAAGTCAAATTGAACATTATTAAAGTGATACATATCCTAGCTGTTCataagtttatttaaatattagtattattttgatTCGAATTATTAATagagtaagaaagaaaaaaggagataTGGAATCAATCATCAATACCTGAGAAGAGCAGCCATGAGAAAAGTAATGGCGGGAACAGAGTTTTGCATGGAAGAAGCAAATGTTGGTGAAGTGTTGTCTAGTCCCAACAAGTAAAACCCTTGGTTCGCTGTTATTCTGTCGTGTAATAATTCatttaacaatttaattagTAATCCAATTTTGTTATTGAAAAGATCAGAGTGAAGgaaatatatagatatcttTATGTACCCAATGAGTGCCAAAAAGAAGAACTGGATGAGAAAGTTGAGAGTAATCGCTGGTCTCTCCTTCCTAAATAACACAATTAAGTGTGTGTTAGTTAAATTACTATTAACTAGAAAACATGTATAGGGtttgaaataaagaagaagtgaaaacgTTACTTTTCGAGGAAGTAAGCGAagggaaggagaagaagcaaggCGATGATGTTACGATAAACAGGGAAGACGAGTTTGCTGATCCCCATGTTGAGAGCAGCTCGAGACACCACGTGGAACCCGGCGTAACCGAATTGCAACGTCAGCATCGCTATGTGAAGCTGAAGCTTCTCCGGGACTCCCCATATCGATCTCCGGTTATCGTTTCCGGTGTTATCCGCCATTGGATCGAACTGATACAACAACCGATCAAACGATGGAGAGAAGGAGAACGAGTGTGTtaatttgtgtgtgttgttgattGAGGAAAAAGAGTGAAGTTGTGGGAGATATAAATATAGGTAGATAGCTATCTCATTCCCCTCTTTGCTTGTGGGAACCACCACACTTGAGATTTCAAATATGGTATCTCATCTATTAAAAACCTAATCATAAGTCATAACAAtgtgaaaatattgaaaataatatgGATTTAGGcacatttgtgtttttttttttgttgtttccaccaaatttgttattttggtaGCATTTTCACTCCTTGAATATGATACTGAATTGGgaaattaaagttttgattaattttataattccACTATTGGTTATTTTGGTTCTTGTgtgttttactatatattattgtaatcattataattttgttgagaGAATAAACACACATCCAAATATAAACACAACGTTTTACCTAAGATAATTAAATCTTTTGAGATGTTAAAGTAGTAATCGCGTTTTTGGATTATCATGGATACACTATTCGACATAGCGTTTTGATTTCACTAACCACATAAACAAAATCCGGTTAAAGGTTTTATTGAATTAtgatttataaagaattttgatGGCTtcaataaaattgtaaaaaataaataagtgaaagatttttcCGGGAGTAAAGCtgaatgttttcaaaaaaaataaaaaaatatatcttttttaatacagattttctttatttatttattttttaatatttgttccaCTAAATAAGTGACACATGTCTTATTTATTCTGAGAATCGTTTATAAAGAAGaatctctttttattatttttttaataatagtatttGTATGAGCAATCCCAATGGCCTTGGTCTAGGGAGCTTTCAATAAtcttgttgattagtttttttttaattttgtaacgtcttctaagcaatatttttattttaatgataatttctatacttttattttgtgatgaaaaatatataaaatcataaactaataacagaataattgaatttattaataatcttaaattttttattttagttgaataacacaaaaaatttattgattttataaaattatgaatctaATAATCCcagatttataaagatttttattgactttttacaaatcacaaattaataacaacatattttatataatattaaagtcattaaaactttatttgaattttaaatcaCAAATCAATAAAACTTCCGTTAATTGATTCAgcgtaaaacaacaaaaaaaacagtaaaaccCATATTCAAAACTCAAACATATTCCCAAGAACTTTACAATTACCGTTTCCGGTTCAGAAAACCAGTTTTTGTATAACTTGAGGCAAATTTGGCAGATCAAAACTTGTTCATAAAAGTGACAACTTTTCACTTTGTAGGTTACAACATCAAGATCAAGATTGAAAAATGAAGAATAGATATGgtatataatcaaatttaaagACATTgccaaaattttagatattattttagattattaGTTGCAGGTTAGGGATTATGACAAATTTAGCAAAAATAAGTCCTCAAAATGttataacaaataaactaaaacattCTGATTGATTTCAAACTCGAGTAAAACGATCATGAAGCTGTTAATAAATAAATCTAAAGTTGATTGAAACAAAGGGCCCGCGAAATATTTAACTGTGTACTATTGTTTTCcttagaaaaaagaagagagcttAAAAATTGTGTGAAAGGCAAAGGCTGTCTCCcacattcttttattttttctgctGTTCAGCTGACATGACAACCCTCACGCCACTACTCATTAACGCAACCATCATTATggtttcttaatttttcattttaatctGAAGAATCAAAAAGGTATAACTTAGATTGAAAAAAGCACATATGTTTCTTTATCATTATTTACACTGTATTCCTCAATATATGTACTCACTATCTTAGACATTATAATGGTTTTAGTTTGTCCTTTTCCTTTGATATTTGTTTGAAGCAGCATGGCAGTGCCACTAATTATTACTTGTACAGTAGTAGTCTCCAGGAGAATAACAATCTTATAATAGTACTCCTAAATtctgttttaatgtttttttatttacatttttctttttatttgttttaacttttaactataTTTATTGAAACTCTTTTTCCCTATTATGagttaaaaatgataattaattttgtgGGGACGATCCCCACGCGCACTAGCGAACCGTGAGACCCACAGTACCTCTTATTTCGTAGGCACAGGACCCACAGTACACGATCAATATTTATGTACACGCTTACACCAATATTATTATCTGTATTTGTCCTCAATTATTCTAGttctattttcatatatatatatatatatatatatatatatgtgtaagtGTAATTGTattactttaatattagttCCGATAGTCAAATACATTTGTATCCTTATAGAATAGAATCATCGAAAATTTTGATGGTTGCTTGTATTCTTTcagttttctctttcttttttgttttgttatttttggagAGATCGACAATGTATACAAAACAGTGAGACTGTTTAGTAAAGTGTGCTCAGAAACATGTGCATATCCACgtgaaatcaaaccaaatatgTATTTTCTCCCCCGTTCCACGAATGTAGTAATATCACGACGAAAAAACATTTCGCAGAATTTGTTTTCACAAAAACTGTCTTAGATAACCACATGTAAATATGTAATACGTtgagaaatgaaaaatattattctttttatagtaattttttttatgaacaatAACATAGTTGTGACGTTTCttgaaatcatttttgtttaGTGTAGTTTTAGggtattcttaaaaaaaaaaaaaaaaattcaaaaccttaTGAAAATAATAGTATGTGATGAAACCATTGGCCGTGAAAGTGGCACACGTATGCTCAACCGTATTTATAGTGCCACTTGTCGGGAAGACAAGACTAGACCCCTTCATTTACTATACGGAAATTtccaaatctaaaaatataaagtttgcTAGAGGTCTTAGCATGAGCCTTTCTTCCATTCATTCATAGTGAAGCTTTTGGTTTAGAAAATGACATGTATGGTAGCGAATCAGAAGACATCAATTGCCTTTTTCACCGACTGTTTAAAATTAGTGAAGAAGATCCCACCTCATCTATATTTTCGTTATGTTTTTACCACTGTCATTAATAAATTAAAGCCGACCGTACGTTTGGCACATAATTTATGATGTGTGctagtaatttttgttttctaagttCTGCTGTTGGCTTGGATTTCTGAATCCttgaaaaattaataacaagGTATATATGGATACAAACCAAATCCAGCACCTAAACTTAATTTGTCGAGTAGTTTATATATGATGCCCATCATGAGATCTATAACCTAGCTTCATGATTTATACTAGTTTAAATTTTAGGTAGTTTTATATCATTCCCAAATGATGATCTATTGTTACCTATGCGAAACAAGCACTGAACTCATAACTAAgtaaatttaattcaaaattgcATAAcactgaaaataataaatttattatagtcGATGGTAGGATGAAGTATCTTGGTTTGTTTCTTAATGAAGACTACTAGTGTGAAAGATCACTAAACATCATTTGCTATTAAAGAAGGCGTATTATTCATGGTAAAGACGGAAGGTTCACTATTAGTTAGCCCAATTTCCGGAACTAGTgcttacaaaagtgtttagttAAATACAATTTGATGCTATTAATTAGCATTTTTCGTCTTGTGACAGAAGATAAACCCTTATTTagttaaaaaggaagaaaacaaatccCTTTTTAggttgaaaaagaagaatagaaaCCCTTTAACTCTTTATAAAAAGTTTGATCTAAATCTCTCGGGTAAAGGGTAAAGAATCGGGTCGGGTAAGGACCCAACAAGACAGTAACGGATCGGGTAAGGACCCAGCAAGATAGGAACCGGTAACGAgcagagacgaagaagaggagaggGAGACCAATCTTAGTTGGGATATTTAATTGCCTTGTCTCCTTTTTCCTCactttatttcatttatttatcattcTTCCTCGCCCACGAGCGAATCTTCTTGTCTTCCgatctctctctattctctttttctcactcctcttttgaattttagttttaggaCACAAATAGTTTTAGCTTTaacctaaatttttaataaaaagaaagaaattactTTTAGAGATTTTGAGAAGATCAATGCATAAATTTGGAGTCTTATAAACTTGATCTTATTGTCTCACTAATTAGCGAATACGCTGTGTGATCAGTCATAATCAGCAAAGATATAACGTTCCGACTGATTGTCTGAAGAACGTAGACATGGTTCTGCAAAACTGGAACACATTTAATGAATGTATACACCTCCATAACTGTAGTGGTTCACCGTTCACATGCAATTCAATGGTGTCTCTACTTTTATGATAGAAAGACTGTATGTAAAGTATTCATCCGATGCTTTGATTGATGTTTGATATAGAGTGTCCTTAGATtcgttgtgaattgtgatgataAGTGGATGTCACTAAGGAGACACCTTGACGTACGACAACACTATAACGACGAGACAAGTATGACCCTTCAACATATTATTATAAGACTAATGCCACTTATCCCACTAACATAATTCCAATACGTTTATTAGTACTATAAAcagctctctttttttcttgatttcagtTCGACGAACTGTGGGCTGTTGCATTTTACGACCTGTTGTTACGTGTTGTAGATTCACAATATTTCACGAAAATTTAGCCAATTTGTAACACATGAGGCCATACAATTTCtacacaatttttgtttacagatattttcttaaaaacttgatttattataaaatcaagaaaaacttATACTCAGTTTAtcttggaaaaatataattttcaacgaaaatttttctttgaaaaaatataattttttttcctaacaggCAATTAGGTGTTTCTGCAACTATTTTGTGGGTTGGCTTTTTGCATGCGAAGTCTTCTCTATGTCCAAACATATACtgactttttatattttctttgtttttattcatcTCGATTGCTTTTGCTTGGCATGCATGCATAACTTAATTATGGGAAAATTTCAACCCATCCACTATATTTGACATGAAATTTGGTGGGATTTCTTAGTTAGAGATAGTCCGACATGATTAAACTACTGATATAATTGCcataatttaatttcttatagTCTTCTATAACACCACCTTAAACATGATCATTTTGTTATCTCTTCCTTTTATCAAGTCACGCTTCTGTGCTCCATAAGCTAACTCACATGAATTAAGTTCTCATAACTTTTAAGATCgtgtatatattttctatttaaaattttttgttttaatgtaatCGGATGattaatataatacatatacaGTTGAGAAATCATTCGCGCAGAATATTTGTCTGTAAAGAGTTACAGTTtgtaattaacaaacaaaaataattaacaaaattacaatttaccACTTTACATGTCTTTTTCGCAATCTTCCTCTGCTTGTTTTCTTCGTTTACGTCTGTGACTTGGTCAAAAAACAATAAGAGAACTTATATCTTTTCAGCatttgctataaaaaaaaaggaaagaaaaagattttgcTAA from Camelina sativa cultivar DH55 chromosome 7, Cs, whole genome shotgun sequence includes the following:
- the LOC104702298 gene encoding dehydration-responsive element-binding protein 2D-like is translated as MSSIEPKVMMVGANKKQRTVQASSRKGCMRGKGGPDNASCTYKGVRQRTWGKWVAEIREPNRGARLWLGTFDTSREAALAYDSAARKLYGPEAHLNLPESFRSYPETPSSQASQTTPSSNTGGKSSDSESPCSSNEMSSCRRVTEEISWEHINVDLPVMDDSSIWEEATMSLGFPWVNEGSDNDISRFDTCISGGYSNWDSFHSPL
- the LOC104702299 gene encoding protein WALLS ARE THIN 1-like, with translation MADNTGNDNRRSIWGVPEKLQLHIAMLTLQFGYAGFHVVSRAALNMGISKLVFPVYRNIIALLLLLPFAYFLEKKERPAITLNFLIQFFFLALIGITANQGFYLLGLDNTSPTFASSMQNSVPAITFLMAALLRIEKVRINRRDGISKVLGTALCVAGASVITLYKGPTIYTPTSHLHTHLLTTNSAVIAPLGDAAPKNWTLGCLYLIGHCLSWSGWLVFQAPVLKSYPARLSVTSYTCFFGIIQFLIIAAFCERESQAWVFHSGWELFTILYAGIVASGIAFAVQIWCIDRGGPVFVAVYQPVQTLVVAIMASIALGEEFYLGGIIGAVLIIAGLYFVLYGKSEERKFAALEKASIQSPAEHGIERAPVSRNSIKSSITTPLLHQSTDNV